The genomic segment TATAGTCAAATTCAGGGATAATACATTCTTCTAAACGTTTTTTAAGTAGATGTTCAATCGAACGAATTTGGCGTCTATCGCCGTTGGTAATCAAACTAAAGGCGGCACCTAACTTAGAAGCGCGGCCCGTACGTCCGATGCGGTGCGTATAATCTATCGCCGTATTAGGCATATCAAAGTTAATTACATGGGATATATGATCGATATCAATTCCCCGAGCCGCGATATCAGTAGCAACTAAGAATTTTAATTCACCATGGCGAAATTTGCCGAGCGCAATCTTACGTTTACTTTGCGATAAATTTCCCTGAAAGGAAGTTGCTTTGTAACCGAGATGGCCAAGATGTTCGGCCAAACGCTTAGCGCGATGTTTGGTGCGAGTGAAAATGATGGCCGATTGAACCGCATTGTTTTGTAAAATGGTTTCCAGTAAATCAGTTTTGAGTGCTTCTGAAACGGGGTACAATGTTTGCGTGACGGTGTTGGCGGGCGCGGATTCACCAATTTTTATCGAAACCGGCTTATTCAATACTTTGTCTGCCAGTAAGCGGATATCGGCTGACATGGTGGCAGAAAACAGCAAGTTTTGGCGCTGCTTGGGTAAATATTTTAAAATATGATAAATAGGCTCGCGGAATCCCAAATCAAACATATGATCGGCTTCATCTAAGACTAATATTTCAATGTGGTTAAGATTTGCTTGCTCACGGCTGTTTTTGCCGCCTTGGAGTAAGTCGAGCAAACGACCCGGACAAGCGACGACGATATCGATGCCGCCGCGTAATGTTCGATATTGTTCACGATAATTAACGGTGCCGCCATAAATAGTGGCGCAGCGTAAACCGGTCTTAGCACCGAGTTTATTGATAGCAACACAAATTTGGTCGGCTAGTTCTCGCGTCGGCGCAAGGATAAGCCCACGTA from the Rickettsiella endosymbiont of Aleochara curtula genome contains:
- a CDS encoding DEAD/DEAH box helicase, whose amino-acid sequence is MNFTEFKLNAQILSGIQAEGYEVATPIQAKAIPAILDGQDVVGLAQTGTGKTAAFALPLLQHLMAGPKGQLRGLILAPTRELADQICVAINKLGAKTGLRCATIYGGTVNYREQYRTLRGGIDIVVACPGRLLDLLQGGKNSREQANLNHIEILVLDEADHMFDLGFREPIYHILKYLPKQRQNLLFSATMSADIRLLADKVLNKPVSIKIGESAPANTVTQTLYPVSEALKTDLLETILQNNAVQSAIIFTRTKHRAKRLAEHLGHLGYKATSFQGNLSQSKRKIALGKFRHGELKFLVATDIAARGIDIDHISHVINFDMPNTAIDYTHRIGRTGRASKLGAAFSLITNGDRRQIRSIEHLLKKRLEECIIPEFDYKAKAKAPAELTTADRPRQYNYAHAHQNSASRKPKPRVNYQKSYSGSRRRKTTD